The proteins below are encoded in one region of Thunnus maccoyii chromosome 24, fThuMac1.1, whole genome shotgun sequence:
- the LOC121891726 gene encoding putative claudin-24 — MEPSICVLELLGVLFSGGAWLCSLATTLMSTWLTLSTDLLPTESYELGLWETCVVQELGALECRPYDSLLGLPPDIMLARILMCVTLAAGLLALLLAIPGMHVVNSCAGRLEDLRCKRAMKMAGGALCLVAGVLGLIPVSYIAHLTVLRYFDESLPELLPRWEFGDALFCGWTAGVLHLVAGTLLLTSCLCLQKENCNSSIPIPLVRVQPGRPSIRTRSEYV; from the coding sequence ATGGAACCGAGTATCTGTGTTCTGGAGCTGCTGGGGGTCTTGTTCTCCGGGGGGGCCTGGCTGTGCTCACTGGCCACCACCCTGATGTCCACCTGGCTCACGCTCTCCACAGATCTGCTCCCCACGGAGAGCTATGAGCTGGGCCTGTGGGAGACCTGCGTGGTGCAGGAGCTGGGGGCGCTGGAGTGCCGGCCATACGACAGCCTGCTGGGTCTGCCGCCGGACATCATGCTGGCCCGGATCCTCATGTGCGTGACGCTGGCCGCCGGCCTGCTGGCACTGCTGCTCGCCATCCCCGGCATGCACGTGGTCAACAGCTGCGCTGGCCGGCTGGAGGACCTGCGGTGCAAGCGGGCAATGAAGATGGCGGGGGGGGCGCTGTGCCTGGTGGCTGGGGTCCTGGGGCTCATCCCAGTGTCATACATCGCCCACCTCACCGTACTGCGGTACTTCGATGAGTCGTTGCCAGAGCTGCTGCCGCGCTGGGAGTTCGGAGACGCACTGTTCTGTGGCTGGACGGCAGGTGTGCTGCACCTGGTGGCGGGAACTCTGctgctcacttcctgtttatgtCTGCAGAAGGAAAACTGTAACTCATCCATCCCCATCCCTCTGGTCAGGGTGCAGCCGGGACGCCCCTCCATCAGGACCAGGTCTGAGTATGTCTGA